The Desulfuromonadaceae bacterium genome has a window encoding:
- the cysT gene encoding sulfate ABC transporter permease subunit CysT, with the protein MNFVLKQRSVLPGFGLAMGFTILYLSLIVLIPLSGLLFKTATLSWVDFWGTVSSARVLASFRLTFGAALIAALINGVFGLLVAWVLVRYKIPGKRIIDALVDLPFALPTAVAGITLAGLYSSNGWIGRYLEPLGLKIAYTPLGIMVAMTFIGIPFVVRTVQPVLEDLEKELEEAAACLGANRWQTFVRVIFPAITPALLTGFALAYARAIGEYGSVIFIAGNMPMVSEITPLLIITKLEQYDYAGATAIASVMLLFSFLILLSINLIQWWSRRHAEG; encoded by the coding sequence ATGAACTTCGTTCTCAAACAGCGCAGCGTCCTCCCCGGTTTCGGCCTGGCGATGGGCTTCACAATTCTCTATTTGAGCCTGATCGTCCTGATTCCGCTCTCCGGCCTGCTGTTCAAGACCGCCACCCTCTCCTGGGTCGACTTCTGGGGCACCGTCTCTTCGGCGCGGGTACTCGCCTCCTTCCGCCTGACCTTCGGCGCGGCCTTGATTGCCGCTTTGATCAACGGCGTCTTTGGTCTGCTGGTCGCCTGGGTGCTGGTGCGCTACAAAATTCCCGGCAAGCGGATCATCGACGCGCTGGTCGATCTCCCCTTTGCCCTGCCGACGGCGGTAGCCGGAATCACCCTGGCCGGACTCTACTCCAGCAACGGCTGGATCGGCCGTTACCTCGAACCGCTGGGGCTCAAGATCGCCTACACCCCGTTGGGAATCATGGTGGCGATGACCTTTATCGGCATCCCGTTTGTGGTGCGTACGGTGCAGCCGGTGCTGGAGGATCTGGAGAAAGAGCTGGAAGAGGCCGCCGCCTGCCTCGGCGCCAACCGCTGGCAGACCTTTGTCCGGGTGATCTTTCCGGCTATCACCCCGGCGCTGTTGACCGGCTTTGCCCTGGCCTATGCGCGCGCCATCGGTGAATATGGCTCGGTGATCTTTATTGCCGGCAACATGCCGATGGTCTCGGAGATCACCCCGCTTTTGATCATCACCAAGCTGGAGCAGTACGATTACGCGGGCGCCACAGCCATCGCCTCGGTGATGCTGCTCTTTTCGTTTCTGATTCTGCTGAGTATTAATCTGATCCAGTGGTGGAGCCGGCGCCATGCCGAAGGCTGA